TGACAAAGGAAAAGTTAGATTCTTTCTGTGGAATGGAAAGGCCCATATTATTAGACAGGTTGCCAGATTTTGTGTTCACAATACAAGGGAAAGACAACTAAAGCTTCATTCATGGTGTTTTGGAGGAATTCTATTATGCCATTTTAAAACATAGCTGGCATGATGGATTTTTAACCATTTAAAACCCTCTTATCTATTCTTAGAAAAAGTAATGTTTGTTGCATAGCATTTATTgacatctgttttatctggctgcagtgctgtatcaaataaaattTGAAGTCAGGGGCTGAATCTGGCCATTCTCTGGGTCTCAGTTTAAGAAGTTACTGGTAGGCATCTGTAAAGCGAAGATCTCAAAAAAGCAGGACTGTGGCAATTTACATTTGGAGTGAAGTTTGGTCCCTGTGGTCTTAGAATGTCAGAAGAATAACTCAGTGTTCCATTTTCCTTATTGTTAGTATCATCTCTGCTCAATGGGCGCTCTGCACAGTACACCTACAGCAGCACCCTTGGCCTTAGGATCTCGACAGTGACGCTGAATATGAGGCTTTGGATGGAGCCAATTGTACAAAATGCTTCTCTTGACATTTGAAGGGCACATTTTTGTACCTTTCCACCCAGCGGAATATGTCAACATGGCTGCAGCATTGtgaattggctgttccatttcaaGTTAAACTGTTGTTGACAAGCAGGGGCTTTCACCAGGTGACCAGTGCTTGAATGCACACCCTTAGGCCTGTTGCTTTGACTCCCAAGTGCCTAGTTCCTGATTCTCTTACAAGCCATTTCTGCATCCCTATTGCTTTGCACACCGATCACTTTCTGTGCATGATAAGCCAAAGGAAAACATTAACTCAGTTCTGTGGCACCCAAAATAATCCTGCTACCTGTTATTGACCTGAAATGGGGAGTGCAAAAGCCATACTGTACCTATgaggccaagagcctcttgtggtgcagagtggtaaggcagctgtctgaaagctttgcccatgaggctgggagttcaatcccagcagctggctcaaggttgactcagccttccatccttccgaggtcggtaaaatgagtacccagcttgctgctggggggtaaacggtaatgactggggaaggcactggcaaaccaccccgtattgagtctgccatgaaaacgctggagtgcgtcaccccaagggtcagacatgactcggtgcttgcacaggggatacctttacctttttacctatgAGGCCAAGGCCTCTCCCCACGTCTGCTGGCACATGCACATCAGGGGCAGATCCTGTCACCAGAAGAGGACATTTTTGGCTCCACTAAAATAGCAGTAACAGCCATCTTCCTGATTTTTCCACACCAAGatggacatatttatttattgcatggcacaTGTGCAATGTAACCAGGAGAGCTTAAGATTGTCTGCCTGCCAGGCAAGAGTCTTTTGGAGGTGGTTAGCCCATCTGCCCTGGtgccacaaccctggtattccctgcAGGTCTCCCTTCCAATTGCTAGTCATGGcggaccctgcttggcttccgagatctgacgggcTGGGGTTTGCCCGGGCTATTCCAGTTAGGTAAGGTGGACATTATCCAACCACAGCTCCCAGGGACTGTGTGCAAAAGGCCCCCTGGTCGAATCTCCAGGcagttccagttaaaaggatcaggtaggaaagCCCTCTGTCTGAGAGCCTGCAGAGCCACTGCCCAGGTGTGCAAAGATCAAGAGCCTCATCCCTGTACCCTGCCTTCAAGGGCAGCAGAGGAGTTCCCCAGTCCCatatttgtctctctctctcctccggAACGCAGGGCTCTGGGGCCTGGTGAATAATGCCGGATTTAATGACGTCATTGCTGATGCGGACCTGACCCCGCTACGCAACTTCCGCGCTTGCATGGAGGTGAACTTCTTCGGGGCCTTGGAGTTGACCAAAGGACTGTTGCCTTTGCTACGTGCATCACAGGGAAGGATAGTGACAGTCAGCAGCCCGGCAGGTAAGGCTGGGGGACTAGTCAGAGGCTCTCGAACTTGATACCCAAAGCTGTTTCCTGATGAAGACGGACAGATGTCCATAAAAATGGCATCCAGAGATGGACAGGGGGGTGGGAATGTTTCCTTTCCAGTCCTACCAACAGAGAGTGGCACTCCTTTTTGCCATCCTCTGATTTGGGGTCAGTTTgaaataaacaaagcaaaaaacagaaatctgatagcaccttaaagactgagtatttttcttttcttttctagcaTGAGCTTCTGTAAGTCAGAGCTTACTTCCACAGATGCAGTGAAGCATATACATTTTTAATGCAGAAAATTACAGAAGGGGGGGTGAACAGGTAAAAATGTGGGTAATGATTTCCTTTCAgtcattgcatctgaggaagtgagcactGCCTTATGAaggcttatgctggaataaatgctgCTAGTTGTTAAAAGGTttggttttattttgctacagACCACAACACAGCTGTCCCTCTGGACTTGCTTGCATTTTGCACAACTGCTGTACCTTATGTTGGTCAATGACAGTAATCAAGTCTAAACCAAAACAGCTATGCCATTAGGAGTCGACTAGATGCCCTTTGGGATATGACAGTATGGTTTTCTCCCAACCCCTTTGGCTGATAGCAACCCCCTCACGCCTCCATCCTCTTCCCCCACAGGGAATTTGCCATTCCCCTGCTTGGCTGCTTATGGgacctccaaagctgccctcagcCTCCTCATGGATACCTTCCGGAGTGAACTTGGAATCTGGGGCGTCAAAGTGAGCGTCATCTTTCCTGGATATTTCAAAACCGGTAAGATCAGGGCTACGTGGGCTGGGAGAAGAGGGGCAAGGAAGCagttctctgtcctcccccctcccaaggcctGCATGGCCTTTACCTTGAGCTTCCTCTCCGCTCCCTGCTGAGGACTCACTCAGATTGGGAAAGTTTCCCCttggcctagggatgccagcctccaggtaggactggggatccccccagaattacacaaaatctccagactaccgagatcagctcccctggagaaaagggatgctttgaagggtggactctggtcCTTATCTTTCCTGGGATCTGTTTAATAATATCTGTGACTCTCCAAACTGGATCTGTCaacactattccccccccccccatcctcggccagtggccaggggggacattCACCTTTTCCTAGAAATGCAGAGCCCAAAGACAGAGACCCAGCTCTGCAGCTTCCCAGCGCTTCTCTAAATGGGCAAACACCGCCCCCGTCCTTTCACCAGGACAATATATACAGGACACTCCCCCACATCCAAATAATGCCCAGTCCCAATTGTCTTGCTGGGATCTTTATGCCAGTTCTGCAAATCTTTGCAAGCGAGGGAAAGAGAGGAGCTTGTAGCAGAGGTGAGATTCAAGCCAACTGCCTTCCAGTTCTGCCTCTCTGCTCCGGCATTATGGTTGCTTTTAGAGCAGACCACAAGAAAATGCTACTGTTAGTTCTCTAACCACATCCATAGAATCATTCCTTGTGTGGTTGAAAAGCATCAGGTGGCGGGATCGCTGGGCTGCTCAGCCGTGTGGCTTGTGAACCATTCCTACCTCACCTGTTAATCTTGTGTCCAACTTgctgttgtggttaggagtgccgacttctaatctggtgagttgggtttgattcccagctcctccacatgcagccagctgggtgaccttgggctcgccacagcactgatgaaactgttctgaccgagcagtgatatcagggctctctcagcctcacctaccccacggggttgtggggaggggaaagggaaggccgttgtaagcctcttttaaactccttcaggtagagaaaagcggcatataacaacctcctcctccttcttatgACTCAGATCCGCTTCTTCTGTTTGTAAGGTCTGTCTGCCGGGAACAAATAGGAGCTAACTACACCCTCTTGACTCACTGCCAAAACGTCCGCCCACTATCATGAGGACTAGGAACTTGCTTAAAAACGGAAGTTAAAAAATAATACTGTAGGTTGATTCTCGGAGCAGATTCTGAATTGCATGTCAAGCAGAGCCATTACACAAGCACTGCAGGGATGCTCCTGGCCCGGTGGGAGCTTTGCAACAGAGCATctgaagcagggattcccaaccaggttgggaatccctgcttcagATGCTCTGTTGCAAAGCTCCCACCGGGCCAGGAGCATCCCTGCAGTGAGAGCTCTGCAGGAGTTAtgaggcctttcccagaaattcagatggctgctgacatcactagacgtcccTGGAGCCCTCTTGCCCTGTAGCTTTAGAcgtctttctccacaacagaagcaatgattggctggctcccgttTCTTACATCTGCGCCCCCTTCTCCGAAGGGGCATGGCACCTCTTCCgaggttcctcgaagcctgaaaaatatttcaggggcttctccatggtcaaagaTCAGGAAAGGCTGACCTAAAGGATTCTCCCCTCTTCTCTGCAGGAAGTACTTGTGATCCCGAGTTCTGGAAGGGGAAGAAACATCAGCTGCTGGTGGCCCTGCCTCCCGACTTGCTGGAGGACTACGGGGAAGAATACATCGAGGAGATCAACAAGCAGTTTGTCATCTTCATGAAGATGGCCGTCGAGGACCTCAGCCCCGTGGTGAGCAGCATCGCCGAAGGCCTCCTTTCCCCTCAGCCTCTTGCAAAGTACTACCCCGGCAGGGGCCTGGGGCCGATGTACTTCGTCCACCACTACCTGCCCAACACCGTCCGCGATTTCTTGCTGAGAACCTTTTTCATCAAGCCCCAGCTGCCAAAGGCCCTGCAGTCCAAGCGGAGCAACCCGCCCCATGCCGACTGACGCTCCTTTGAGTGCCCGGGACAcctgaggagccaagaaggacgtCTCCCCttccgtcccccgtccccccaccGTGGAATGTGCTTCCACTGAAAAGATATCCTTTTGATTATGTGGGGGTCCTTCCCACCAAGCCTTGCTGGCTACCCCTCCGTCCGGACTTGGGGGTCAATTGGGGAAGAGAAGGCCCCCGCCCCTTTCTTTCCTGCAGTGCGAGAACCAAAGGTCTCAGAAGATGCTGTTCAGTAGGAGTGGTCCAGGTGGGGAACTAAGTGGGGAAGGGATCCCCATCTTGGCTTTCTCTTTTCTGACACCTCAACTGTGCGATATACCTCCATGAACTCAGATGGACCAGGACCGACCTTGCCTTGCTGCTCGGAGACCCGTGATCTCAGTCACTGTtggtccccaccccctccaagagaCGAGAGACGTTTTCTTTGCTTGCCGATAGACCGACCGGGTCTTTGCTGCTGCCGGAGGGGGGGGCACTTTGcaagccctccccccctttcctcggGGTCTCAGCGGCAGGCGGGAGCTGAGCCAAGGCGGCCACGTTGCCTCCGGCAAGAGGCAGGGACGTTGGCCACCCTCGTTGTAGGaaaaattcaataaaaataaGTTATTTCCACTTTGGCTACATCTCATTGGGTGTTCTGATGCAGGTGTTTGGCTAGCAAGTCTGCCTGCTCCACGCTGGGGACCAGCCCTGCATTATAGCTCTGGGTCTCGTGAGGTTTCTGCCATCACACAAGCAACGGGATCAAATTcccattcagaaaaagaaagggTGACGGTGGGCAGGCAGCCTGTGCTACCTCAAAGGGCTGGTGTGAGAAGGAAGTAGGAGGAAACTCTTTGTGCCCCCATCCTGAGCttctggggagaaagggggggggataccaagatttaaaaatgtatacaataGTTAAAAGGGGCTTCTCATCGCCCATTGCGGTACCCGAGGACAGGCTTTTGAAACAAGCAGCCCACTGCCCCGTAGCCCAAAGTGGCATTTCTTTGAAACCCACAGGTGTGGGTGGGTAGATTATGCACCAcccttcagtgtgtgtgtgttcagtctGGAACTTTTTCCACTTCCCCAGACATTCTCTTCTGAATTCTCCACTTCCCCAAACAGGCTCTGCAGGAGGGAGGGCATATTTACACAGTGCATGCACCCAGCCTGGCCCCAAAGACCTGACAGAAGGACAAGCAGATATGTGACATTCCTCCTTCCGTGTCTTGCATTGGCTGATTTATACAATAATCTCCCAGTGGTGGGCTTGTCCTATTCAGAACTGCATGTTTTGAATGCCAGGCTTCTGAGGAATGCTTCTCACTATCCCACCACTTTATCCTCCCaagagccctgcaaggtaggctcggATGAAAGTGTGAAACACTTCAACAGTGGCCCGAAGTGAGCCTGTAGGTGACCGCAGCCCTGAGCCCACATCTATTCAGAGTAACGTGAAAGATCCtaactagatcagcctttctcagctttttcctaccattgagaaacccccgaaacattcttcaggctcaaaAAATcccggaatatggttgggaagcagagctgtggacaggcCTACccaaggccctccccttcccacccctccaggcccatcactggccattctggtcacatcgcctgataaatgttcaactaattaaaaaaacatattaaaaattaactcccacccattcaggaaatcctttcaaggccatcaagaaaccccagaggttgaCAAAGCCTAGCCTAGTCTAAGGGCTGGACCCAGGCAACCAGCCGGCAGTTGTGGGTCGGGAGATGACTCCGGCTGCTCTCCCCGGGGGAGATGAGCTGGAGCAGAGACAGTGGGAGCTGCTGCTTTTGGCAAGCTCACAACCGGCCGTGGGACCTCCCAAGACTCAGGAATCCAGCCTGGGGGAAGCTGAGGTCAGGCATCTCTTTGCTCATTGATGGAAGCTGCACCGATTTGGCCTACTTGTTATCGACCGAGAGAACAAAAGAGGAGTCCTGCTGGAGCAGGCCAAAGGCCCGGGAAGTCCAGCCCTAGATTCCCAAATTCATTTGtactcccacttttctccctagcAGGAACCCCAAAGAACTCAGGGCACACTCCCTTTCTCCAGTTTATCTCCCCAACAGCCCCATAAAAGAGGTTCAGCTGAAAGTGCCCGACTGGCCCAGAGAGCTCCGATGCTCCCACGCGTTTCCCTTCTTGTGCCAGACTCCTGTGAACTTGGCTCCGAGGGAAACCTTTCAAAATCACGCACTGTTCaatgagagacacacacacaccttgggcCCAGTGCAGGACTTCACTTTTAAAAGTATATCTACAGTCCCCGTTGGCCAGAGAGAATATCTCCAAAACCTGTGCTCTGAATGCCCAAGTTATGGAAGAAGGAAAAAGTGGTACAAACCCTAAATGTCAAGGGAGCAGGCTGGAAGGATCCAAGAGAGCCCACCAAGCCCACGCAGGCTCCCCTGCTTGTGaggcaaaccagagaatctcatgCTCGATGCAtgtgaggtttggaggcaggtgCCTTGGCTTCTGCTCCTTTGCTCAGGGTGAACACCCCGAACATGTGGCATTTCCCAGGGGACATCCCATAGCTGAGGGGCgtgcagcagcaggaggccaGCTGCGGAACGCTTCCATCCTGCCGCGTGATCACTCCCGTGGCTGTGGCTGCTTTCCATCCCTGCTTTCCCATCACCTGAAGGGCGCTGCGGGGACTGGGCAGAGCTCTGTTTACCACTTTGCTTTATTGGTCTGTTTTACGGGGCAGAGGGCAGGGAGAGTCATATTCTCAATGGCACTGGTGTGTCCTGGAAACACACTGGCCGATTTGGACTCTCTCCCAGACACAGCCACATGCTCCGCACACCCACGTACGCACTGGGCTCCCACAGGGTGACACTCAGACCGCCTTGTCAGCGCCTGCCAGGTCTCAGGGCACAGATGCGGAGGTTTCTACCCCACTCCGCCAGCAGGCCGGCTGTGGCTGCCCCtcgctgtgctgggggggggggtgtctgcggGCCAGAGCTCTGCATTTTTCTTCTCGACGTCACCCGTGCAAGTCCACAGCTCTGCCCTGCCAAGGACAGTCCTAGAAGCGGGCTTCTCGCCTGCTGGCGGGGACGGCGTTCTGTCCCGAGCGTGCGAAAGAGACGGGCAGCCCTTTTGGTAAATAATTTATTGTCACAgtcggaagaagaagaacagcaaGCACGACACTTCGGACAGCCACTGCACAGAAATCCACGTGGGCAGAGGAGCCGACCGCGTTCTTCCGGCCGACGCGGCAGCCAAAGTCAGGATCGCCTTGTAGCCCCAAGCTCACTgtcatgggagggaggggtgggaagaggtgtTGTGTGCACGCAAAGGAACCACTGACAGGGAGCTCTCGGGGCCAAAGAAATGATGGGAAAAGGCCAAGACTAGAGCCTGGGCAAGCTGGAAAGGCAGCTGGCAGGGAAAGCTGGGATTGTTAGTGCTTTACAGATGGCCCAGGgctgggaaaggagagggggagtaAGACCCTGGCATAATACACAGCAGTGggacccaaaggggggggggcaagaagcaTGTGTAGGAAGCCTTTCACCTCATTCAAAGCTGCGACTCTGCAGATTGCTCCTGAAGAGACACAGAAATGCCACAAATGCAGCAGGCCTCATCCCGGTTCTGGGTTGCTCCTAGGCCAGGACAGCCCTGCAGGCCTGCTGAATACGAGACCAAACCGTGGCCTTGCTTTTGGGAACCTGCAGCGGGTGTGAAGGCCACGGACTCTGGCTGAGTTGCCGGGTCCGGCCCTGGAggacaggggctggggggggggctggtgggcCCCTTTGGGAAAGAGTGGCCGGCCCTTTGCCCCACTCAGAGCTGGGCGGACAAGCGACAAAGGAAGCCTGTCCTGGAGAAATTCTGCGGCCGGTGAAAAGCGAATTGCCCCTTGCCCACGGAGGCTCCCAGGACATGATTCATGAAGGGCAGAAGTGCCACCTGGCcatgctcctctcctctccacagGTGTGCACATCACAGCATAAGCCCTGCCAGTCCTTTCCCTCCATTTAGCAGCTAAAACGGTTTCAAAGCCAGCTATGGAGGGAGCGGAGAGCACTCGAGCCCCAAATGACCGTGGCCAACATGGGCGTGCTTCACGTGAGCGGGTTTGGGAATGAGTGCAAAGGTCATGGCTactctacaaacaaacaaaaaaagaaccccagtgctttaaaccaggggtagtcacaacctgtggtcctccagatgtccatggactacaactcccatgagcccctgccagcattcgctggcaggggctcatgggaattgtagtccactgacatctggaggaccacaggttgactaaccctgctttaaaCCAGCTCCCTGCAGAGAGAACTCTGCTCATGACAGTTCTGCGAGGGCTGGCCGTGACCTCTCACTGAGCTGGCATCCCCAGACTTcctgggaagagaagggagctGGGAAAGAGAACTGGTTTAATTTGTACCATGCAGCTATTCGGGACCGGCAGTTGTGCAAGGATGCCCCTAACCTGACTCTCCAAGGCCATAATCATACAGCACAGATACAGTGACTCCAGAAGATCCCCGCctgtccccccctttcccttgggCAGAACGGTCCACTTGAGATATAGAATGATTGAGTCTGATCTACACAAGCACATACAGTGACACGGTACGAcggggaggggtgggcagggacCCTCCCAGGAGAGGGCAAACTGGGCCCTCCGTGTTGCAGTAAGAGTCCCTCGGGCCCGGCCTCCCCAAAGCCCCTTCCAGGCCCCCATGGTGGCAGAAGATGGGTTCCGACGGGGACTCGAGGAATCGGTGGGAGAACCCAACggcgggaggagaggggagggccctTAGAAGATGGGAATGTAGTTGTCGATCTTCGCCCGGTGGCGCTGGGCGATGCACTCGGCGATCCACACGATGTTGCGGCACTCCTGCTCCTTCAATTTCACAAACGCATAGAAGACGCCGAAGTGGAACTGGTTCAGGAAAGCCAGCTTGTTCAGCTTCACCTAGGAGGGGCGGAGATGGGGACAGAGACTGTGAAGACGAGGATCAGCCACCCCTTCCCCAGTTAAAGGGCCAAAGTCTGTCAAAAACAAGAAGCTGCTCTATGAAAACCCCGCTTGCTTCGCCGAAACTACACAACTGAACATGATATGAATCATCCGTAACATTTTGGCAGCCCAAACAGTGGGAGTCACAAGTCCTTTGCTAGAAAGCAGCCTCCGTTTAAGGTCTCGCAATAAGCAAGCAATTCAAACACGAGTAACCTCTGCAATTGTTAGTGTGCAGAAATCCAcctgttttataccccgcttttcactagagtctcaaagtggcttgcaatcactttcccttcctctctccacaacagacaccctgtgaggtaggtgggtcttggaaagagctctgagagaacagctcgaacagga
This region of Paroedura picta isolate Pp20150507F chromosome 14, Ppicta_v3.0, whole genome shotgun sequence genomic DNA includes:
- the HSD11B2 gene encoding 11-beta-hydroxysteroid dehydrogenase type 2 — its product is MCRSRSPQSRRCAPLGPRRPGPRCIRPPPASPLPLPLPLPPRRAMELGWACGHLVWLGCLWCLLKTLLRCDLWLTPRLLLHAGLVVLLQALGHGFLPLPLSAALTGTACWLVLGGAARRQRIPVAGKAVFITGCDSGFGKETASYLDSLGLKVYASVLDLNSPGAQELRQKCSSCLTLLEMDLTKPEDIQKALHFIKTQTERTGLWGLVNNAGFNDVIADADLTPLRNFRACMEVNFFGALELTKGLLPLLRASQGRIVTVSSPAGNLPFPCLAAYGTSKAALSLLMDTFRSELGIWGVKVSVIFPGYFKTGSTCDPEFWKGKKHQLLVALPPDLLEDYGEEYIEEINKQFVIFMKMAVEDLSPVVSSIAEGLLSPQPLAKYYPGRGLGPMYFVHHYLPNTVRDFLLRTFFIKPQLPKALQSKRSNPPHAD